In one Cupriavidus taiwanensis genomic region, the following are encoded:
- the cysM gene encoding cysteine synthase CysM: protein MAYKTIEDTIGNTPLVRLQRIPGAANDARGNVILGKLEGNNPAGSVKDRPAVSMIARAEARGRIRPGDTLIEATSGNTGIALAMAAAIRGYKMVLIMPEDLSLERRQSMAAYGAEIILTPVKGGMEYARDLADSMERDGKGVILDQFANPDNPQAHYEGTGPEIWRDTDGRITHFVSAMGTTGTITGVSRFLKEQNPGIQIVGAQPAEGSRIPGIRKWPEAYLPKIYDPKFIDRTEPVSQGDAEHMARRMASEEGIFCGISAAGALCVALRVAEEVENATIVFVVCDRGDRYLSTGVFPA from the coding sequence ATGGCCTACAAGACAATTGAAGACACCATCGGCAATACGCCGCTGGTCAGACTGCAGCGCATCCCCGGCGCCGCCAACGACGCGCGCGGCAATGTGATCCTCGGCAAGCTCGAAGGCAATAACCCGGCCGGTTCCGTCAAGGACCGCCCGGCGGTGTCGATGATCGCCCGGGCCGAAGCGCGCGGCCGCATCAGGCCGGGCGATACCCTGATCGAGGCGACCTCTGGCAATACCGGCATCGCGCTGGCCATGGCGGCCGCCATCCGCGGCTACAAGATGGTGCTGATCATGCCCGAGGACCTGAGCCTCGAGCGTCGCCAGAGCATGGCCGCCTACGGCGCCGAGATCATCCTGACTCCGGTCAAGGGCGGCATGGAGTATGCGCGCGACCTGGCCGATTCGATGGAGCGCGACGGCAAGGGCGTGATACTCGACCAGTTCGCCAACCCGGACAACCCGCAGGCGCACTACGAGGGCACCGGCCCCGAGATCTGGCGCGATACCGACGGTCGCATCACCCACTTCGTTTCGGCGATGGGTACCACCGGCACCATCACCGGCGTGTCGCGCTTCCTCAAGGAGCAGAATCCCGGGATCCAGATCGTCGGCGCGCAGCCGGCCGAAGGCTCGCGCATCCCCGGCATCCGCAAGTGGCCCGAAGCCTATCTGCCCAAGATCTACGATCCCAAGTTTATCGACCGCACCGAGCCGGTCAGTCAGGGCGACGCCGAGCACATGGCGCGCCGCATGGCATCCGAGGAGGGCATCTTCTGCGGCATTTCCGCCGCCGGCGCACTGTGCGTGGCATTGCGCGTCGCCGAGGAAGTCGAGAACGCCACCATCGTCTTCGTGGTGTGCGACCGTGGCGACCGCTACCTGTCGACCGGCGTGTTCCCGGCCTGA
- the rfaE1 gene encoding D-glycero-beta-D-manno-heptose-7-phosphate kinase, with product MNKTVIPQEQIRQSHILVVGDMMLDRYWFGDVERISPEAPVPVVQVKRSDERLGGAANVARNAAALGARVGMLGVVGDDEPARTLEALLAESHVQPYLHRDAKINTTIKLRVVAHQQQLLRVDFENAPAHEVLLAVQDRFQSLVNDYQVLVLSDYGKGGLTHVTRMIDAGRAAGRKVLVDPKGDDYSRYRGATLITPNRAEMRAVVGAWKTEADLTIRAQNLRRALQLEALLLTRSEEGMTLYTEAEVLHVSAQAREVYDVSGAGDTVIATLATMMGAGVPLKEAVQHANRAGGIVVGKLGTAVVTYPELFGAAA from the coding sequence ATGAACAAGACCGTCATTCCGCAGGAGCAGATCCGGCAGTCCCATATCCTGGTGGTCGGCGACATGATGCTGGACCGCTATTGGTTCGGCGACGTCGAGCGCATTTCGCCCGAAGCGCCGGTGCCGGTGGTGCAGGTCAAGCGCAGCGACGAGCGCCTGGGTGGCGCCGCCAACGTGGCGCGCAACGCCGCGGCGCTGGGCGCGCGCGTCGGCATGCTGGGCGTGGTCGGCGACGACGAGCCGGCGCGCACGCTCGAGGCGTTGCTGGCCGAAAGCCACGTGCAGCCCTATCTGCACCGCGATGCCAAGATCAACACCACCATCAAGCTGCGCGTGGTGGCGCACCAGCAGCAGCTGCTGCGCGTCGATTTCGAGAACGCGCCGGCACACGAAGTGCTGCTCGCGGTACAGGACCGCTTCCAGAGCCTGGTCAACGATTACCAGGTGCTGGTGCTGTCCGACTACGGCAAGGGCGGGCTGACCCATGTCACGCGCATGATCGATGCCGGCCGCGCGGCCGGCCGCAAGGTGCTGGTCGACCCCAAGGGCGACGACTACTCGCGCTACCGCGGCGCCACGCTCATCACCCCCAACCGGGCCGAAATGCGCGCCGTGGTCGGGGCCTGGAAGACCGAGGCCGACCTGACCATCCGCGCGCAGAACCTGCGCCGCGCGCTGCAGCTCGAAGCGCTGCTGCTGACGCGCTCGGAAGAGGGCATGACGCTCTATACCGAGGCCGAAGTGCTGCACGTCTCGGCCCAGGCCCGCGAGGTCTATGATGTATCCGGTGCCGGCGACACCGTGATCGCCACGCTCGCCACCATGATGGGTGCCGGCGTGCCGCTCAAGGAAGCCGTGCAGCATGCCAATCGCGCCGGCGGCATCGTGGTCGGCAAGCTGGGCACCGCCGTCGTCACTTATCCCGAATTGTTCGGCGCCGCTGCCTGA
- a CDS encoding histone deacetylase family protein has protein sequence MPTGYYTHPEFQRHEMGHFHPECPERLQAIEDHLISHGLDGLLERREAPPATREQLERVHCPEHVDALQSASPSSGYHAIDPDTSMNAHTLAAATLAAGAAVAATDAVIAGEFENAFCCVRPPGHHAEPDRAMGFCFYNNVAIAARHALQAHGLERVAIIDFDVHHGNGTEAAFRGDERVMMCSIFQHPFYPYSGTEHLAPNMVNIPLPAYSNGMAVREVVETIWLPRLNEFRPQMLFISAGFDAHREDDLGQMGLVEQDYAWITGQLVEVARTHAQGRIVSCLEGGYNLSALGRSVLAHLKVLLEH, from the coding sequence ATGCCGACAGGCTATTACACGCACCCTGAGTTCCAGCGGCACGAGATGGGGCACTTCCACCCCGAGTGCCCGGAGCGCCTGCAGGCGATCGAGGATCACCTGATTTCGCATGGCCTGGACGGGCTGCTGGAGCGCCGCGAGGCGCCGCCCGCCACGCGCGAGCAACTCGAGCGCGTGCACTGTCCCGAGCACGTCGACGCGCTGCAAAGCGCCAGCCCGTCGAGCGGTTACCACGCGATCGATCCGGACACCTCGATGAACGCCCACACGCTGGCCGCGGCGACGCTGGCCGCGGGCGCGGCCGTGGCCGCCACCGACGCGGTCATCGCCGGCGAGTTCGAGAACGCATTCTGCTGCGTGCGCCCGCCCGGCCACCACGCCGAACCCGACCGCGCCATGGGCTTCTGCTTCTACAACAACGTGGCCATCGCCGCGCGCCACGCACTGCAGGCGCACGGGCTCGAGCGCGTGGCGATCATCGACTTCGACGTGCACCACGGCAACGGCACCGAAGCCGCGTTCCGCGGCGACGAGCGCGTGATGATGTGCAGCATCTTCCAGCACCCGTTCTATCCCTACAGCGGCACCGAGCACCTGGCGCCGAACATGGTCAACATCCCGCTGCCGGCCTACAGCAACGGCATGGCGGTGCGCGAAGTGGTCGAGACCATCTGGCTGCCGCGCCTCAATGAATTCCGTCCGCAGATGCTGTTCATTTCGGCAGGTTTCGACGCGCACCGCGAGGACGACCTGGGCCAGATGGGCCTGGTGGAGCAGGACTATGCCTGGATCACCGGCCAGCTGGTCGAGGTCGCGCGCACTCATGCGCAGGGCCGCATCGTCAGTTGCCTGGAGGGCGGCTACAACCTCAGCGCGCTGGGCCGCAGCGTGCTGGCTCACCTGAAGGTGTTGCTGGAGCATTAG
- the mltB gene encoding lytic murein transglycosylase B: MTDTQRSLRRPLLGAALSAAALGLCGLSPTLLAADKRRVSVREEEIEPGRYRDNPQAGAFIDEMVARHGFDRGMLQEWFGQAVYSATVVRLIMPPATTGRKSWRTYRSRFIEPIRINAGVRFWQDNRDTLRRAEAEFGVPASVIVGIIGVETIYGRDMGTFRVLDSLSTLAFDYPATPNREARSTLFRNQLADYLVWCRDTRTDVYSVLGSYAGAIGIPQFMPTSLREYAIDYDNNGHIDLRNSPTDAIGSVARFLQLHGWEPGRPVVWRIAPDAGSLGVATAAADGEPWPTRTLNQLTRAGLRVDEPINLAREGETGVLVVDLPTPDQPTEYLLGLRNFYVLTRYNRSFFYALAVYQLGEAVKAAMG; the protein is encoded by the coding sequence ATGACCGACACCCAGCGCTCACTGCGACGCCCCCTGCTGGGCGCCGCGCTTTCCGCTGCCGCACTCGGACTCTGCGGCCTCTCTCCGACCCTGCTCGCCGCCGACAAACGCCGCGTCAGCGTGCGCGAGGAAGAAATCGAACCCGGCCGCTATCGCGACAACCCGCAAGCAGGTGCCTTCATCGACGAGATGGTGGCGCGCCACGGCTTTGACCGCGGCATGCTGCAGGAGTGGTTCGGACAGGCGGTCTACTCGGCCACCGTAGTCAGGCTGATCATGCCGCCCGCCACCACCGGCCGCAAAAGCTGGCGCACCTACCGCTCGCGCTTTATCGAGCCGATCCGCATCAATGCTGGCGTGCGCTTCTGGCAGGACAACCGCGACACGCTGCGCCGCGCCGAAGCCGAGTTCGGCGTGCCGGCTTCGGTCATCGTCGGCATCATCGGCGTCGAAACCATCTACGGCCGCGACATGGGCACCTTCCGCGTGCTCGATTCGCTGTCGACGCTGGCCTTCGACTACCCGGCCACGCCCAACCGCGAAGCCCGCAGCACGCTGTTCCGCAACCAGCTCGCCGACTACCTGGTGTGGTGCCGCGACACCCGTACCGACGTCTACTCGGTGCTGGGCTCGTACGCCGGCGCCATCGGCATTCCGCAGTTCATGCCGACCAGCCTGCGCGAATACGCGATCGACTACGACAACAACGGCCACATCGACCTGCGCAACAGCCCCACCGACGCCATCGGCAGCGTGGCGCGCTTCCTGCAACTGCACGGCTGGGAGCCGGGCCGTCCGGTGGTGTGGCGCATCGCCCCTGACGCCGGCAGCCTGGGCGTCGCCACCGCGGCGGCTGATGGCGAGCCGTGGCCGACACGCACCCTCAACCAGCTGACCCGCGCCGGCTTGCGCGTGGACGAGCCCATCAACCTGGCGCGCGAAGGCGAGACCGGCGTGCTGGTGGTGGACCTGCCCACGCCCGACCAGCCCACCGAGTACCTGCTCGGCCTGCGCAACTTCTATGTGCTGACGCGGTACAACCGCAGCTTCTTCTATGCGCTGGCGGTGTACCAGCTGGGCGAGGCGGTCAAGGCAGCGATGGGCTGA
- a CDS encoding enoyl-CoA hydratase, whose translation MAENDARVDAPLLTESRDAAGVARLTMNRPQAFNALSEGLLDALTDALRRLAADHSVRVVVLAGAGKAFCAGHDLREMRASPSHDYYRRLFDRCTRMMMAIQQMPQPVIARVHGIATAAGCQLVAMCDLAVAADDARFAVSGVNLGLFCSTPGVALSRNLHRKQAMEMLLTGDMIDAAGARERGLVNRVVPAGELDAEVARLAASICAKPAAAVAAGKGLFYRQLEMGIEAAYQLAGQTMACNMMDDAALEGVQAFIDKRLPSWRGA comes from the coding sequence ATGGCCGAGAACGATGCGCGCGTCGACGCGCCGCTGCTGACCGAATCGCGCGACGCCGCCGGCGTGGCGCGCCTGACCATGAACCGGCCGCAGGCGTTCAACGCCTTGTCCGAGGGGCTGCTCGATGCGCTTACCGATGCGCTGCGCCGGCTCGCCGCCGATCACAGCGTGCGCGTGGTGGTGCTGGCTGGCGCCGGCAAGGCCTTCTGCGCCGGGCATGACCTGCGCGAGATGCGCGCGTCGCCGTCGCATGATTACTACCGGCGTTTGTTCGACCGCTGCACGCGCATGATGATGGCGATCCAGCAGATGCCGCAGCCGGTGATCGCGCGGGTCCACGGCATCGCCACCGCGGCCGGCTGCCAGCTGGTGGCGATGTGCGACCTGGCGGTGGCGGCGGACGATGCGCGCTTTGCCGTGTCGGGCGTCAACCTGGGGCTGTTCTGTTCGACCCCCGGCGTGGCGCTGTCACGCAACCTGCACCGCAAGCAGGCCATGGAGATGCTGCTGACCGGCGACATGATCGACGCGGCCGGCGCGCGCGAGCGCGGGCTGGTCAACCGGGTGGTGCCGGCCGGCGAACTGGACGCCGAAGTGGCGCGGCTGGCCGCCAGCATCTGCGCCAAGCCGGCCGCCGCCGTCGCCGCCGGCAAGGGGCTGTTCTACCGCCAGCTCGAGATGGGCATCGAGGCGGCCTACCAGCTTGCCGGCCAGACCATGGCCTGCAACATGATGGACGATGCGGCGCTGGAGGGCGTGCAGGCCTTCATCGACAAGCGGCTGCCGTCCTGGCGTGGCGCCTGA
- a CDS encoding methionine ABC transporter permease produces MWSEMFDLFLTSFNETLLMVAISGVVGALLGVPLGVLLHLTNRGGVLSHPLFNRTIGVMVNAVRSIPFIILLVVVIPFTRFIVGSSIGTTAAIVPLTIAAIPFIARLVESALREVDRGLVEAAQSMGATTGQIVWKVLLPEAMPGIVAGLTITFVSLVGYSAMAGAIGGGGLGDLGIRYGYQRYITEVMVAVVVILIVFVQAVQSFGDWLVRRISHR; encoded by the coding sequence ATGTGGTCTGAAATGTTTGATCTGTTCCTGACCTCGTTCAACGAGACCCTGCTGATGGTGGCGATCTCGGGCGTGGTCGGCGCGCTGCTGGGCGTGCCGCTGGGGGTGCTGCTGCACCTGACCAACCGCGGCGGCGTGCTGTCGCACCCGCTGTTCAACCGCACCATCGGCGTGATGGTCAACGCGGTGCGCTCGATTCCGTTCATCATCCTGCTGGTGGTGGTGATCCCGTTCACGCGCTTTATCGTCGGCTCGTCGATCGGCACCACCGCGGCGATCGTGCCGCTCACCATCGCGGCGATCCCGTTTATCGCGCGCCTGGTCGAAAGCGCGCTGCGCGAGGTCGACAGGGGTCTGGTCGAGGCGGCCCAGTCGATGGGCGCCACCACCGGCCAGATCGTGTGGAAGGTGCTGCTGCCCGAGGCCATGCCCGGCATCGTCGCCGGCCTGACCATTACCTTCGTCAGCCTGGTCGGCTATTCGGCCATGGCCGGCGCGATCGGCGGCGGCGGCCTGGGCGACCTGGGCATCCGCTATGGCTACCAGCGCTACATCACCGAGGTGATGGTGGCGGTGGTGGTGATCCTGATCGTGTTCGTGCAGGCGGTGCAGAGTTTCGGCGACTGGCTGGTCCGCCGCATCAGCCATCGCTGA
- a CDS encoding UDP-glucose dehydrogenase family protein, translating to MKVTIIGSGYVGLVTGACLAEQGNDVFCLDLDEQKIALLNAGGVPIYEPGLQELIQRNREAGRLTFSTDVAASVEHADVQFIAVGTPPDEDGSADLKYVLAAARNIGRHMTGFKVVVDKSTVPVGTGDRVTAAIREELAARGLEDLQFSVVSNPEFLKEGAAVEDFMRPDRIVLGCNADAAGRHAQATMRQLYAPFNRHHERTFYMDVRSAEFTKYAANSMLATRISFMNELANLADEVGADIELVRMGIGSDPRIGYSFLYAGAGYGGSCFPKDVQALMRTAADHGKPMRVLEAVEAVNGAQKRVLGEKIVGRFGDDLSGRVFAVWGLAFKPNTDDMREAPSRVLARELVSRGASLRVHDPVSMAEGRRVLEADLADVPGGAARVSFHQHQMDALDGADALAIVTEWKVFRSPDFGQIKRRLKSPVIFDGRNLYEPEAMRETGVEYHAIGRPTRKAAPAANE from the coding sequence ATGAAAGTCACCATTATCGGCAGCGGCTACGTCGGTCTTGTCACCGGCGCCTGCCTGGCGGAGCAGGGCAACGATGTGTTCTGCCTGGACCTGGACGAGCAGAAGATCGCGCTGCTCAACGCGGGCGGCGTGCCGATCTACGAGCCAGGCCTGCAGGAGCTGATCCAGCGCAACCGCGAGGCCGGCCGCCTGACGTTTTCAACCGACGTGGCGGCCAGCGTGGAGCATGCCGACGTGCAGTTCATCGCCGTAGGTACGCCGCCGGACGAGGATGGCTCGGCCGACCTCAAGTACGTACTGGCGGCGGCCCGCAATATCGGCCGCCACATGACCGGCTTCAAGGTGGTGGTCGACAAGTCGACGGTGCCGGTGGGCACCGGCGACCGCGTCACCGCCGCGATCCGCGAGGAACTGGCCGCACGCGGGCTGGAAGACCTGCAATTCTCGGTGGTGTCGAACCCCGAATTCCTGAAAGAGGGCGCCGCGGTCGAGGACTTCATGCGCCCCGACCGCATCGTGCTGGGCTGCAATGCCGACGCCGCCGGCCGGCACGCGCAGGCCACCATGCGGCAGCTGTACGCGCCGTTCAACCGCCATCATGAGCGCACGTTCTACATGGACGTGCGTTCGGCCGAGTTCACCAAGTACGCCGCCAATTCGATGCTGGCCACGCGCATCTCGTTCATGAACGAGCTCGCCAACCTCGCCGACGAGGTCGGTGCCGATATCGAGCTGGTGCGCATGGGCATCGGCTCGGATCCGCGCATCGGCTACAGTTTCCTGTATGCCGGCGCCGGCTATGGCGGGTCGTGCTTCCCCAAGGATGTGCAGGCGCTGATGCGCACCGCCGCCGACCACGGCAAGCCGATGCGCGTGCTCGAGGCGGTGGAAGCCGTCAACGGCGCGCAGAAGCGCGTACTGGGCGAGAAGATCGTGGGCCGCTTCGGCGACGACCTGAGCGGTCGCGTGTTCGCGGTATGGGGCCTGGCCTTCAAGCCCAATACCGACGACATGCGCGAGGCGCCGTCGCGCGTGCTGGCGCGCGAGCTGGTGTCGCGCGGCGCGTCGCTGCGCGTGCATGACCCGGTCTCGATGGCCGAGGGGCGCCGGGTGCTGGAGGCCGACCTGGCCGACGTGCCGGGCGGCGCGGCGCGCGTGAGCTTCCACCAGCACCAGATGGATGCGCTCGACGGCGCCGACGCCCTGGCGATCGTGACCGAATGGAAGGTGTTCCGCAGCCCGGACTTCGGGCAGATCAAGCGGCGGCTGAAGTCGCCGGTGATCTTCGATGGACGCAATCTGTATGAGCCCGAGGCGATGCGCGAGACCGGCGTGGAATACCACGCCATCGGCCGCCCCACCCGCAAGGCCGCGCCGGCGGCGAACGAATAA
- a CDS encoding methionine ABC transporter ATP-binding protein yields the protein MIELQGLSQRFPGASGDVHALRDVSLSIAAGEVFGIIGRSGAGKSTLVRAINLLNRPTSGRVVVAGQDLTALDNSALRLARRDIGMIFQHFNLLSSRTVYDNVALPLELAGKPKAEIAATVLPLLDLVGLSALKDRYPAQISGGQKQRVGIARALASKPKVLLSDEATSALDPETTRSILELLKQINRELGLTIVMITHQMEVIKQVCDRVAVLEAGQVVESGRVIDVFLRPQHEVTRAMIGDVISQELPASVLKRVESRLGNGRDHVYRLAFTGEGVDQPVLAQAIRRYGLDFNILHGHIDEIQGQAFGSLAIMATGELADVKAAMEYLQAQGVVVEEFEHVV from the coding sequence ATGATCGAACTGCAAGGACTGTCGCAGCGCTTCCCGGGCGCGTCTGGCGACGTGCATGCATTGCGGGACGTCAGCCTGTCGATTGCGGCGGGCGAAGTCTTCGGCATCATCGGCCGCAGCGGCGCGGGCAAGAGCACGCTGGTCCGCGCCATCAACCTGCTGAACCGGCCCACCAGCGGCCGCGTGGTGGTCGCCGGCCAGGACCTGACCGCGCTGGATAACAGCGCGCTGCGCCTGGCCCGCCGCGACATCGGCATGATCTTCCAGCACTTCAACCTGCTGTCGTCGCGCACCGTCTATGACAACGTGGCGCTGCCGCTGGAGCTGGCGGGCAAGCCCAAGGCGGAAATCGCCGCCACCGTGCTGCCGCTGCTGGACCTGGTCGGCCTGTCGGCGCTGAAGGACCGCTACCCGGCGCAGATCAGCGGCGGGCAGAAGCAGCGCGTGGGCATTGCGCGCGCGCTGGCGAGCAAGCCCAAGGTGCTGCTGTCGGACGAGGCCACTTCCGCGCTGGACCCGGAAACCACGCGTTCCATCCTGGAGTTGCTCAAGCAGATCAACCGCGAGCTGGGCCTGACGATCGTGATGATCACGCACCAGATGGAAGTCATCAAGCAGGTGTGCGACCGCGTCGCCGTGCTCGAGGCCGGCCAGGTGGTGGAGAGCGGGCGCGTGATCGACGTCTTCCTGCGCCCGCAGCACGAGGTCACTCGCGCCATGATCGGTGACGTCATCTCGCAGGAGCTGCCGGCGAGCGTGCTCAAGCGCGTCGAAAGCCGGCTCGGCAACGGGCGCGACCACGTCTACCGCCTCGCCTTCACCGGCGAGGGCGTCGACCAGCCGGTGCTGGCGCAGGCGATCCGCCGCTACGGGCTGGACTTCAACATCCTGCACGGCCATATCGACGAAATCCAGGGCCAGGCCTTCGGCTCGCTGGCGATCATGGCCACCGGCGAGCTGGCCGACGTGAAGGCGGCGATGGAATACCTGCAGGCGCAAGGCGTCGTGGTGGAGGAGTTCGAGCATGTGGTCTGA
- the rfaD gene encoding ADP-glyceromanno-heptose 6-epimerase has translation MTIIVTGAAGFIGSNLVKGLNERGETNVIAVDNLTRADKFHNLVDCEISDYLDKQDFLARFARGEFGKVRAVFHEGACSDTMETDGRYMMENNYRYTLSLMESCLEQGTQFLYASSAATYGASQVFREDREFERPLNVYGYSKFLFDQIVRRRLPSALSQIVGFRYFNVYGPRETHKGRMASVAFHNFNQFRADGTVKLFGEYGGYGPGMQSRDFISVEDVVKVNLFFFDHPEKSGIFNLGTGRAQPFNDIATTVVNTLREAEDKPPLSLDDLVQEGLVEYVKFPDALRGKYQCFTQSDVSKLRGAGYGERFLTVEEGVARYCRWLLERNG, from the coding sequence ATGACCATCATCGTCACCGGTGCCGCGGGTTTTATCGGCAGCAATCTCGTCAAGGGCCTGAACGAACGCGGCGAGACCAATGTCATCGCCGTCGACAACCTGACCCGCGCCGACAAGTTCCACAACCTGGTCGACTGCGAGATCTCCGATTACCTGGACAAGCAGGACTTCCTCGCGCGCTTTGCCCGCGGCGAGTTCGGCAAGGTCCGCGCGGTATTCCATGAAGGCGCGTGCTCCGACACCATGGAGACCGACGGCCGCTACATGATGGAGAACAACTACCGCTACACGCTGTCGCTGATGGAGAGCTGCCTGGAGCAGGGCACGCAATTCCTCTATGCATCGTCGGCGGCGACCTACGGTGCCTCGCAGGTGTTCCGCGAAGACCGCGAGTTCGAGCGCCCGCTCAACGTGTACGGCTACTCCAAGTTCCTGTTCGACCAGATCGTGCGGCGCCGGCTGCCGTCGGCGCTGTCGCAGATCGTCGGCTTTCGTTACTTCAACGTGTACGGTCCGCGCGAAACGCACAAGGGTCGCATGGCCTCGGTGGCGTTCCACAACTTCAACCAGTTCCGCGCCGACGGCACGGTGAAGCTGTTCGGCGAATACGGCGGCTATGGTCCCGGCATGCAGAGCCGCGACTTCATCTCGGTCGAGGATGTGGTCAAGGTCAACCTGTTCTTCTTCGACCATCCGGAGAAGTCCGGCATCTTCAACCTGGGCACGGGCCGCGCGCAGCCGTTCAACGACATCGCCACCACCGTGGTCAACACGCTGCGCGAAGCCGAAGACAAGCCGCCACTGTCGCTGGACGACCTGGTGCAGGAAGGGCTGGTCGAGTATGTCAAGTTTCCCGACGCACTGCGCGGCAAGTACCAGTGCTTCACGCAGTCGGATGTGTCCAAGCTGCGCGGCGCCGGCTACGGCGAGCGCTTCCTGACCGTGGAGGAAGGCGTGGCGCGCTACTGCCGCTGGCTGCTCGAGCGCAACGGCTGA
- a CDS encoding ComEA family DNA-binding protein: MAKHWIRQLARHFSLISLAATLCLLAGGTARAAVDVNTADEAALTSVKGVGPATARHIVEERNKRGPYKDAADLAERVSGIGPKSVAKLQDAGLTIAGKGAPAAALSAAPPATASPAASTKGAKATPAPAKPAR, from the coding sequence ATGGCCAAGCACTGGATCCGGCAACTAGCCCGGCATTTTTCCCTGATCTCGCTCGCGGCAACCTTGTGCCTGCTTGCCGGCGGCACCGCCCGTGCCGCGGTCGACGTCAACACCGCGGACGAGGCGGCGCTGACCTCGGTCAAGGGCGTAGGCCCGGCCACGGCCCGCCACATCGTCGAAGAGCGCAACAAGCGCGGACCATACAAGGACGCCGCCGACCTGGCCGAGCGCGTCAGCGGCATCGGGCCGAAGTCCGTGGCCAAGCTGCAGGACGCCGGCCTGACCATCGCCGGCAAGGGCGCGCCCGCTGCCGCACTCTCCGCAGCGCCGCCGGCCACGGCCTCGCCCGCCGCGTCCACCAAAGGGGCAAAGGCCACGCCCGCGCCGGCAAAGCCGGCCCGCTAG
- a CDS encoding solute carrier family 23 protein — MANGEDAGFLPQWRLKTEGVIGPDERLPAGQTLLAGIQHVVAMFGSTAIAPILMGFNPNIAILFSGIGTLIFFLCVRGRVPSYLGSSFAFIAVVIAATGYAGSGPNLNIPVALGGIIAAGALYTVIGLVVQAAGYAWVEKLMPPVVTGAIVAAIGLNLAPVAVKAVSGAALDTWVGLLTVVAVGLVAVRAPGMIGRLPVLIGGLAGYVAYYLGTNVMGLGKPIDFSGVAAATWFGLPAFTAPTFELGAMLLIAPVAIVLVAENLGHIKAIGVMTGRNLDPYIGRAFIGDGIATMLSASGGGTGVTTYAENMGVMAVTKIYSTLIFVVAAAVAILLGFSPKFGALILTIPGPVIGGLTIVVFGLIAATAGRIWVQNHVDFSSSRNLITVGATLTVAAGDLTLKLGGMTLGGIGTATFGCILLYHLLGEGNREEA; from the coding sequence ATGGCGAATGGCGAGGACGCGGGATTCCTGCCGCAATGGCGGCTCAAGACCGAGGGCGTGATCGGCCCCGACGAGCGACTGCCCGCGGGGCAGACCCTGCTGGCCGGGATCCAGCACGTGGTGGCGATGTTCGGCTCGACCGCCATCGCGCCGATCCTGATGGGCTTCAACCCGAATATCGCCATCCTGTTTTCCGGCATCGGCACGCTGATCTTCTTCCTGTGCGTGCGCGGCCGGGTGCCCAGCTACCTGGGCTCCAGCTTCGCCTTCATTGCAGTGGTGATCGCCGCCACCGGCTATGCCGGCAGCGGCCCCAACCTCAACATCCCGGTGGCGCTGGGCGGCATCATTGCCGCCGGTGCGCTGTACACCGTGATCGGCCTGGTGGTGCAGGCGGCGGGCTACGCCTGGGTGGAAAAGCTGATGCCGCCGGTGGTGACCGGCGCCATCGTCGCGGCGATCGGGCTGAACCTGGCCCCGGTGGCGGTCAAGGCGGTCAGCGGCGCGGCGCTCGATACCTGGGTGGGGCTGCTCACCGTGGTCGCGGTGGGGCTGGTCGCGGTCCGCGCGCCCGGCATGATCGGCCGCCTGCCGGTGCTGATCGGCGGCCTGGCCGGCTACGTTGCCTACTACCTGGGTACCAATGTGATGGGGCTGGGCAAGCCGATCGATTTCTCCGGCGTGGCCGCCGCCACCTGGTTCGGCCTGCCGGCGTTCACCGCGCCGACGTTCGAGCTGGGCGCAATGCTGCTGATCGCGCCGGTGGCGATTGTGCTGGTGGCCGAGAACCTTGGCCATATCAAGGCCATCGGCGTGATGACGGGCCGCAACCTGGACCCCTACATCGGCCGCGCCTTTATCGGCGATGGCATCGCCACCATGCTGTCGGCCAGCGGTGGCGGCACCGGCGTGACCACCTATGCCGAGAACATGGGGGTGATGGCGGTCACCAAGATCTATTCGACGCTGATCTTCGTGGTGGCGGCTGCGGTGGCCATCCTGCTGGGCTTCTCGCCCAAGTTCGGTGCCTTGATCCTGACCATCCCGGGACCGGTGATCGGCGGCCTGACCATCGTCGTGTTCGGCCTGATCGCCGCCACCGCGGGCCGCATCTGGGTGCAGAACCATGTGGATTTCTCCAGTTCGCGCAACCTGATCACCGTGGGCGCCACGCTGACGGTGGCCGCCGGCGACCTGACGCTGAAGCTGGGCGGCATGACGCTGGGTGGCATCGGCACCGCCACCTTCGGCTGCATTCTGCTGTACCACCTGCTGGGCGAAGGCAACCGCGAAGAGGCCTGA